A window from bacterium encodes these proteins:
- a CDS encoding Na+:solute symporter produces the protein MLSSFDWTIIVAYNVLSLIVGLVMTKRAHSSTEEYFLAGRALPWWIAGTTMVATSFSCDTPLYVTKLVRTAGVYENWQWWCFGIGSLFATFFLAQLWRRAKVLTDVELTILRYGDTPVTRGLRTFRALWLALPINVIAMGWVILAMFKIMNEAVGWDKPTAIILFTGLAYFYTLLSGQWGVALTDMVQYVIMQGGAIIFAMYAVNEVGGLQALKDGVMKVAENPQILHLTPSPGAGSMFSAEFWTPAFLGFATYSFVTWWANVNSDGGGKVIQKQNACKNEQHALLATLWYSLTNLAFRTWPWVLVALASMIIYPVIEDPEQAYPRLMMELLPSGLKGLLVASLIAAFMSTISTQLNWGASYLVTDFYKPLFAPKRDDRHYIRMSMVATTVVLVAAALAAYYTQSVTDAFKFVIAFGAGTGPVYILRWFWWRVNAWSEISAMIASSVITVYLFSASGLHFGARLLVITFGSAVVWMAVTLLTKPAPLDKLAEFFRRTKPYGAWGPVKDYARANGLIIPKPESSARALRGFAWGMALVFGMTLGLGYLLLLNKTLALVWLAVMVVGGIGLWKDGFLRTK, from the coding sequence ATGCTTTCAAGCTTTGACTGGACAATTATCGTTGCTTACAACGTCCTGAGCCTCATTGTCGGTTTGGTGATGACGAAGCGCGCTCACTCCTCGACCGAAGAATACTTCTTGGCCGGTCGGGCGCTGCCGTGGTGGATTGCGGGCACGACGATGGTGGCGACCTCTTTCTCGTGCGACACGCCGCTCTACGTGACCAAACTGGTGCGCACGGCGGGGGTTTATGAGAACTGGCAATGGTGGTGCTTTGGCATCGGCTCGCTGTTCGCAACGTTCTTTCTGGCTCAGCTATGGCGGCGCGCGAAGGTGTTGACAGATGTTGAGCTTACCATTCTTCGCTACGGCGACACGCCGGTGACGCGCGGCCTCAGAACATTTCGTGCACTGTGGCTGGCCCTGCCCATCAACGTGATTGCCATGGGCTGGGTGATTTTGGCCATGTTCAAAATCATGAACGAAGCTGTCGGCTGGGACAAACCGACCGCGATCATTTTGTTCACGGGATTGGCTTATTTCTACACCCTGCTTTCCGGGCAATGGGGAGTTGCTCTGACGGATATGGTGCAGTATGTCATCATGCAGGGCGGCGCGATCATTTTTGCGATGTACGCGGTTAACGAAGTCGGCGGCCTGCAAGCGTTGAAGGACGGAGTGATGAAGGTGGCCGAAAACCCGCAGATTTTGCATTTGACACCGTCTCCGGGCGCGGGTTCGATGTTTTCGGCCGAATTTTGGACACCGGCGTTTTTAGGCTTTGCGACCTACAGCTTTGTCACGTGGTGGGCAAATGTGAATAGCGACGGCGGCGGCAAGGTCATTCAAAAGCAGAACGCGTGCAAAAATGAACAGCACGCGCTGCTAGCGACGTTGTGGTACAGTTTGACCAATCTGGCCTTCCGCACGTGGCCGTGGGTATTGGTCGCGCTGGCTTCGATGATAATCTATCCTGTGATTGAAGATCCTGAGCAAGCCTATCCGCGCCTGATGATGGAACTGCTGCCGTCTGGTTTGAAGGGTCTGTTGGTGGCGTCGTTGATTGCGGCTTTTATGAGCACGATTTCGACGCAGTTGAATTGGGGCGCGAGCTATCTCGTGACCGATTTCTATAAGCCGCTCTTTGCTCCCAAGCGCGACGACCGCCACTACATCCGCATGAGCATGGTCGCGACGACAGTCGTGCTGGTTGCGGCGGCGCTGGCGGCCTACTATACGCAAAGCGTGACCGACGCGTTCAAATTTGTCATCGCGTTCGGTGCAGGAACAGGCCCAGTGTATATTTTGAGATGGTTCTGGTGGCGCGTGAATGCATGGAGCGAAATTTCCGCCATGATAGCGTCCAGCGTAATAACCGTCTATCTGTTTAGTGCGTCCGGATTGCATTTCGGTGCAAGATTGCTCGTGATTACATTCGGCTCGGCGGTTGTGTGGATGGCCGTCACGCTGCTCACCAAACCCGCGCCGTTGGATAAACTCGCCGAGTTCTTCCGCCGCACGAAACCATACGGTGCGTGGGGTCCCGTCAAAGACTATGCGCGCGCCAACGGCTTGATCATCCCCAAACCCGAGTCCAGCGCGCGTGCGTTGCGCGGTTTCGCATGGGGCATGGCGCTTGTGTTTGGCATGACTTTGGGGCTTGGCTATCTCTTGCTGCTCAACAAAACGCTCGCGCTCGTTTGGCTTGCGGTGATGGTCGTGGGCGGCATCGGTCTTTGGAAAGACGGGTTTTTGAGGACGAAATAG